CCAATAGCCCGCTACTTGCAGAGCTACGTTCCGCATCAACAGCTCCTCGTTCACCGTTCTGGTACATGAAACGGATATTTTCTGTGAACTGGTGGATTAAACGATTCCGCAAATTCCGGAATCCACGGTATTCAGAGGAGGGTGATATCCATGTGTGGCCAGATGATCATATCGAATGGGATAAGATTCGGTCACTAATGGTGGACGCAGGATTAGAGTTGTGTGCAGATGAAGACTACCTGCTGTACCAGCCACAGTATTCCCTGGAGTTGTACGAACAGTACCGAAACCGCTGTTCGGATATGCACGTTATTGTTGCCCGGAAGCCACTCCGTGCCTGATATCATACTTCATGGTCCGTTTCCGCCTCCGTTCGGAGGGGTGGCACTGCACATCATCCGATTGGCAGAGCAGTTGGTGGAAAGGGGCTTTGGCGTACGTGGACATAGCACGGCAGGCGTCCGCCACGATCTGCCATGGGTCCGGAAGGAAGGTTTTCCTTCGGCTTTGCAGCGCACACCTGTTCACCTGCATACCGATGAGGGGAATGCACGGCGGACGGTGCTGCTGGGACGTGTGTGGACTGCCCTTCGACGTCCGTATGCGCTCACGGTTCACTCGTTCCGGCACAGACCCGACCTGGAACACTTCGATGCCGCTCTCGCAGGAGTGTACCACAATGCCCGCGCGATTATTGCAATCAGCAGTGAAACGCGTACGGCATTGGTGGAGAGGCTGAAACTAAATCCCGATACTATTAGTGTTATCCCCTCGGCATTACCTGTGTCGCACTGGGAACAGGAATGCCCAAAACCCGACCTGCCAAATGGCTGGCTGCAGGCAAAAGTCAGGGTACTGGCAAATGCAGGACGGGTGGTGCGGTATAACGGAGCCGATCTCTACGGTATCGATACATTACTCGATGCGCACAACCAACTCAGCAGTCCCGACATGGCACTGCTGATTGTCCTCGGAGAAATCGTTGATAATGATCTTTATCGTTTGTATCAGGAACGCGTCCAGGCTCTTCGCAACGTTTTTCTGGTTCATGGTTTGCAAAGCCCCCTGGCACCAGTTGTACATGAAGCACATATTGTGGTACGGCCTACAAGGACGGAGGGCGGGGAAAGCCTGACCCTTGTTGAAGCAATTGAGGACGGCGTTTGGGCTGTGGGGTCGGATTCCGTGCGGCGTCCACCCGAAGCAGTATTGTTTAAAACCGGTGATGCTGCCGATCTGGCGCGGGTGCTTCACACCGTTAGCACCACCGATACGACTGCTCCAGCCATGCCACGAAATGCGGTGAATGCGGAAGCCATAATACAGTTATTTACCAACCGAGGCTTGTTGCCGCAGGTTACGGCAAATCAGTAAGGGTTGTACGTAAACGATCCAGCACGGTAAAATTCGTCAGCTCGTAATGAATCGGCGTTACGGCTACGTAGCCCTGTGCAACCAGCAAATCATCGGCATCGGGGAGTTCTTCCACCGATACCAGCGACCCTGTAAGCCAGTAGTATTCCCGACGGTGCGGATCGATACGCTCCTCGTAGCTGTCCTGCCAGATGCTGCGTCCCTGCTGTGCAATCCGAATCCCCCTGCAGTCTGACTCCGCAATAGCAGGAACGTTCACGTTTAGGAGAGTTCCCTTGGGTATTCCAAGGGCAGGTAGCTGCGAGGCAATGTGTGCCGCAACTTTTGCTGCAAAACTCATGTCGGCATTCAAACTAAAGTCATCCAGACTAACGGCCATACTTGGAACGCCCATCAGCGTGCCCTCGGTGGCAGCACTAACAGTGCCGCTGTAAATAGCGTTTACACTGGTGTTTCCACCATGATTGATGCCGCTGACCACCAGGTCAGGCATGTACTTGAGCAATGCCGATATCCCAAGCTTTACACAGTCGGCCGGCGTACCATTAATAGCCCAGCCAAATACTTCGCCGTTCCTGCGGAACTGTGTGGCACGCAGCGGACTGCTGACGGTGAGTGCATGGCCAACGGCACTTTGCTGACGGTCAGGAGCAACAACGACTACATTCCCGAGCGGACGCAGCGCCTGCACCAGCGCAGCAATTCCGGGTGCGTCGATTCCGTCATCATTTGTTACCAGTATTTGCATAATTTATATTCTCTTCACGATGCAATTAACTCAGATCCAGGTAAAACACGAACGCCATGAGGATCAGCAGGAGTATCATCCCTATCTGCTGGACCCTGATTTTAACCTTTGTAGGTATCTCGCGGCGCATAATTGCCTCAATCAGGACAAATAACAGATGTCCGCCATCCAGACCCGGCAATGGCAGAATGTTCATCACAGCCAGTGAAATGGAGATAAGCGCCATAAAGCGCAGGAATGGTTCCATGCCAAGCTCCTGACTCCGTGAGGCCATCTTGGCAATTTTAACGGGTCCGCCAAAGCTCTGTTTTACACTTACGGTGCCGGAGATTACGTGTCCAACCGAGGTCACAATAAGATTAACTGTTTTGCTTACCTCGCCTACCGAAAGCGTGAGTGCCTCGAACACTCCGTAGGTTTTATGCTCGCGGGGACCAATAAACTTCTGTTCCAGTCCCACCTTGATAACACTATCTTTTGCAACCTGTACGGTTACCGGCCGAACCGAG
This is a stretch of genomic DNA from Ignavibacteria bacterium. It encodes these proteins:
- a CDS encoding glycosyltransferase family 4 protein, giving the protein MPDIILHGPFPPPFGGVALHIIRLAEQLVERGFGVRGHSTAGVRHDLPWVRKEGFPSALQRTPVHLHTDEGNARRTVLLGRVWTALRRPYALTVHSFRHRPDLEHFDAALAGVYHNARAIIAISSETRTALVERLKLNPDTISVIPSALPVSHWEQECPKPDLPNGWLQAKVRVLANAGRVVRYNGADLYGIDTLLDAHNQLSSPDMALLIVLGEIVDNDLYRLYQERVQALRNVFLVHGLQSPLAPVVHEAHIVVRPTRTEGGESLTLVEAIEDGVWAVGSDSVRRPPEAVLFKTGDAADLARVLHTVSTTDTTAPAMPRNAVNAEAIIQLFTNRGLLPQVTANQ
- the surE gene encoding 5'/3'-nucleotidase SurE, which encodes MQILVTNDDGIDAPGIAALVQALRPLGNVVVVAPDRQQSAVGHALTVSSPLRATQFRRNGEVFGWAINGTPADCVKLGISALLKYMPDLVVSGINHGGNTSVNAIYSGTVSAATEGTLMGVPSMAVSLDDFSLNADMSFAAKVAAHIASQLPALGIPKGTLLNVNVPAIAESDCRGIRIAQQGRSIWQDSYEERIDPHRREYYWLTGSLVSVEELPDADDLLVAQGYVAVTPIHYELTNFTVLDRLRTTLTDLP